In Ornithodoros turicata isolate Travis chromosome 1, ASM3712646v1, whole genome shotgun sequence, the DNA window tcatatTGACACAGGTAGCAGAGCGTCATGATAGCAAGGATTTAATAGATGGAATGAGGATGACCGTACGTGACATGCACCCGCCGCTGCTGACACCGTCGTCGTAACAATATTTATCTGGGAAAGCTGgaaaccaactgtcacaacacctttaatTATGCTCTTCCTAAGAAGTGACCAGGATAGTGTTGAAGTTATATGAAGACCAAGGTACTTGTATGATGACACATTTTCAAGAGTAATATCTGTGGTGTCTTGGACTAACGACGTAGAAACACTGCAACCACGTTGTTTATTTTCCCGACCAAAAACTACATTCTACGTTTTCACGCGCTCGGTCACTTCTACTTCCTTTTCCCTCTCATCGTGTCCTCGGTCGTCGTCTTCCTTAATACAACAACACTACATTCCCCCCTCACTTCAATATGCAGTTCTGCTTAGTTCAGTATGAAATCCTGAAGTCTTCTCGGCAGAGTGCCACGATTTTCCCTTGCTGGGTATCTCCGTGTGCTGGTGGACCCCGTCTGTGTCGCATCTCGGGCGACGATTGGGCCCTCGTTCGTGTTAGGTCCTCCGGTTAGGAAATGGGGGTCGTCCGGCGTGCACACCAGATCCTCGACCAGGTCCCAGTCCTCGGACTCTCGTGAAGGGCACGGCGGAATGCGCTTGAAGAACGAAGCGTTCCTCACAATTCTTCTGTCATCACGCTCCGCGGTGATTGCGGTACCCTGGACCTTCGTTACCTTGTACGGCCGTGGCTCATACGGAGACTCGTGAGCTAACGGTGACGGTCGCCTCAAAAGTACAGTGTCCCCTGGTCGAAGGCTGTGAGCTACTGCCTTGCGTTTTTCGTCAGCATAGCTCTTCATCTTCTGTTTCCGTCGTCGGTCGACGGACTCAACTTCTCGTCTGGAGTGTTTTTCTCGTAACTGGGGAAGCTTCACTCGGATCTTCCTGCCGAATAGTAGTTCGGATGGTGTGACACATGTCGTGGAGTGTGGAGTTGCTCTATAATTTAGAAGGTACTCGTTCAGCTCTTCCTTCCAATCGTTCCCTCCAACACACGCAGCCTTGACGGTCTTCTTTACGTTCCGTATGAATCTCTCCACCTCGCCGTTTGCTTGCGGCCACAAGGGTGTTGTGCGGTGGTGTCGTATGCCATTCAGGCGCAGAAATTCAGCAAATTCCTTCCCAAAGAAAGGGGGACCATTGTCCGTCTTCAAATCATACGGCATTCCATGCACAGCGAATATGTCGCTCAGTCTAGCCGTGACGGTTTTCGCGTTTAGAGACGAGAGCGTGGAAACCACTGGAAACCGCGAGTATTCGTCCACGACGACCAGCAGGTACTTCTGGCCTGGCAGAGGCCCTGCAAAGTCCGCAGCAAGTGATTGCCACGGTCCGTCTGGGAGCGGTGTCATCACAAGCGGCGATGTCTTCTTCTCATGAACTGTTCTTTGGCACGCTTCGCAATGTCTGATTGCTGCCTCTACTTTCTTGTCGATTCCTGGGAACCAAATCTTTTCCCTGATGAGCTGTTTCGTCTTCACGATGCCTTGGTGCCCTTGGTGCGCTAAGTGAATAGCCTGGTCTTGTACATTTTCTGGAATCACCAGTCGTGTTCCTCTTAGGACGACATTGTCCTCGGTCACTGTCAGCTCGTCCCGAATCTGGAGGAAGGGCTTCAGCCTTTCGGCCTTCCAGAGGCGCTCATGTGACTTTCATAGTGTGTGACCTTCCCGTAGTGCCTTGACAAGTAGGCTTATCTGCGGGTCCTCTTTGTATGCTTTTTCCACATCTTGCACCGTTAATGCCTTGGGTGTAGCTGCTCTCAGAACGAAGGAGACGTATTCTTCGACTGCGACGGTTTCCCGAGCTGGCCCGTCATCTCGATTTGGTACTGGGTGCCTGGATAAGTAGTCAGCAGGATTTTCCTTTCCGGGGATGTGCTGAACGTCGAAAAGGTAGTGCTGTAGTCTAAGGCTCAGCCGCTCCAATCTCGCTGACAGCTTGGCGCTTGGGTTCTTGAGAATGGACACCAGTGGCAGATGATCCGTTCTTATAGTGAACTTGGCTCCTGCCAAGTACGCACGGAAACGTTCCGCTGTCGACACGATCGCCAACATCTCTTTGTCAATCTGGGGATACCGTTTTTCTGTTGACGTCAGTGCTCTGCTGTAGTACGCGAGGATGCTGAGATTTTCCTTGTCTTTAGACTCTTGTGCCAAAACTCCAGCTACTCCATCTGGCCCTGCATCCGTTATTATGTAGGTATCCTTGCTGTCGTCGAAATACGCTAATGTGCGCACTTGGGACATTTCTTGCTTTACTCTCTCGAAGACTTTCTGATGCCGCTCCGTCCAAATGAATTCAGCATCGTTGTGTGTGAGGCCTCTCAGAGGCTCCATCATTTCTGCTAGGCGTGGAATGAACCGAGTGCAGTAGGTAAGCATGCCTAACAGACTTCTAACTTCTGTTGCGTCTCTAGGCGGTGACATTTCCACTACTGCTTCTACCTTCTCAGGATCGACCCTGACCCCTCCGGCTGCAAAGACATGACCGTAGAACTTCACACTTCGGACACCTACGACGCATTTCTTCTCGTTCAGTGTGATCCCTGCCTCTTCGAGATGCTTTAACACCAAACGTAACCTCCGGTAGTGTTCTTCGACTGTGCGTCCTGACACCAAAATGTCATCGCTCACGTTGATGATGCCATCTTCGTCTGGCAAGATCTGTCGTATGGCATCTTGGAAGATCTCAGCTGCAGCATTCACCCCGAACAGCAGTCTCTTGTATCTCCTCAGGCCGCAGTGCGTGGAGAATGTCGTTATAGCTCGGGACTCTTCACTCAGCTCCAGCTGGTGGTAACCCTCGTTGAGGTCTAGCTTAGAGAAGTACGCTGCGCCATTTAAAATGCTGAGAATGTCCTCGACAGTCGGCATGACATGCCGTGTTCTCGCAATGGCCACGTTTGCTTCCCTCATGTCTATGCACATCCTCACGGCGCCTTCCGTGTGTGGCTTGGGCACCACGACAATAGGAGAGACCCATGGGGTTGGGCCGGTTACACGCTCGATAATGTCGAGGTTCTCTAGTCTGGTCAACTCAGCTTCCAATGCCTTCCGCATCCGGAAGGGAATGCGGCGATGCTGACGAGCAACTGGTCTCACTTCTTTCGAGATTTCCAAGCTCACTTGGAAGTTCTTGAGTCGACCGAGACCTCCAAACAACCTTGGAAATTCCTTTCGTATGCTTACAGATGTCTCCTGGGCTATCGTCTGCACAATATTGATGAGTCTCAGCTCCATGGCAGTCCTGTAGCTCAACAGTGATGCCTGTGGTCCCCTCACGACGTATACCGGTGCCTCCACGTTGCTGTCTTTGAAGCTGAACGAAGCCGTGAATGCTCCCATAACAGGGATTTCTTGAGTAACCCCGTAAGGTACCAGTCGTGTCGTCGCTGCATTCTGGGGTGTCTGAAGGTGTTTTCTCCAGGTCCGCTCTCCGACCACGTTGACACCGGCCCCAGTATCCAGAAAGAACTCCAGCGGCGTTTGATTTATGCTTACTGTAACTACCGGGAGCTTGGTTGCTGGGTTGTGTATGTGGAACACAGACTCGTCTGAACTGCAGTTCTGTTGAGTCTCTCTTGCCGAAATGGCAGCTGACGAAACCAGAGACCGAACCTCTTCTTTGTTCCTCGGAGTGCTCTTGCACCAGTTGGCGAAGTGGTTCTTCTTTTGGCACTTATGACATGTGGCTCCCCACGCTGGGCAGCTCGCTTTTCCCTTCTTGTGGGGCCAGCTTCCCCCGCATCCGAAGCATTTTTGTGAGCTTCTGTGGTTGGAGCGATTCTCCTTGCGAGTGGCGCCTCCTCGCCAGGGCTTCTTCGCTGCCACTTTTTGAATTGTCTGATGTTGTGAAGGACCTTCTATGTTGGAAGCCTGTAGCTCTGCAATCTCAAGGCTACGGCCAATTCCCAGTAGTTTGTCTAGGGTGATATCCGTTTCACGGAGTGCGGCGCGGCGTAATCTGTGTGACGCAGTTCCCTCGATTATTTGGGATACCAACTCTTTGTCAGTATTCGCGAATTCGCATGTCGCTGCAAGCTTTCTCAGTCGGACTTGAAATTGGTCCAGCGTTTCTCCAGTATCTTGCTTTGCTTGGCGAAATACGTGTTTCTCGTACACGGTATTTTTCTTAGGGGCGAAGTGCGCTTTCAAACGGGCGACAGCTGTGTCGTAGTCCGATTGCGTATCTGGGAGGGTTTGAAAAATGTCGTACACCTCCTCTCCGGCATAACGAAGCAGCATAGCACGCTTTCTAGTGGGATCTGTGACGTTGGCGGCCAAAAGGAAGTTTTCGAAACGGGCGTGCCATTTAGTCCAACGCTGTGCGAGTGACGACGCGTCTGTGTGTGGATCGAACTTGGGGAACGCCGGTAAAAGGGTTTCCATATTCCTTACTTGTTCTTCGGTTCCCTGTTCTTGCTATCCTCGTGGGTTGCTGATGGAAAATACCTCGTCGCCAGCTTTTCCTGTGGTGTCTCGGACTAACGACGTAGAAACATTGCAACCACGTTGTTTATTTTCCCGACCAAAAACTACATTCTACGTTTTCACGCGCTCGGTCACTTCTACTTCCTTTTCCCTCTCATCGTGTCCTCCGTCGTCGTCTTCCTTAATACAACAACACTACAATATCGTGGAAGGAGGCAACATATTTGTTCGAGATATGTGCGCGATCTGTGTTGCCAACAATAAGAatggccacgtcgccctgcggaaaactccgtgataggatacagaaatcgtctgcttcttttctgaagtcgctggccatcggcatGCGGTTGCATTACAGCTctgaccaaaaatatattacgtgcgcttccattacactcctcGTTGCACACTGgccatgcttcgaaatgaagtgtggCTGCCGACATAAATGGAggaggagtgcgtgtttatttaaaacgCATTAAATAGTGTCGGAAAGAAAACATGTGAcctagcttccacgtatccgattatgcgccacattatcggagaccccagAGTccatgctcggactacattcttcACCCGAGGAGGTATATGCCtcagtgtccccatttcgagagcaaaggggatgactcagcccaaggtgcttctgcaagttaccaTGACAACAACGACGTACCCGCAGGCTGACTtaatacgtgacgtatgcatcaGAGAAacgcaggtttcgtcgtctgctattacagcgcgtttcgacaaattcctccagagcggcttggttattccgaatgaaactttgatggttgcacgtgtacagtactcgtgaagctgGATTTGGCTATGTTTCGGAATCACACCGGCTGCActagaccgtccctttaaatgtcacttccacgCTGCTTTAATAATAACCCCATGAAGAAGTGGATACGCATGTGTCCATGCATACTTGCGAGAGCCTGGTGGCGGTggtagagatgcgaagccccgtaaaaaaaaagaaaaaggaacggaAATTTTGGGACAAAAAGTTTTATTTTCGGTTCTTTTCCTCATCTCCGGAAAAATATGCCAAAATTTCCAgacgacaaaattcaaaaatgtaaattttcgtgccttcgatgcgttccaacccgccaacagtgccttagctGCCTCTAATCCTCCAACAACCATCAACTTAGAGCTCCATCTGGCtactccaagcgatcgccatcgcgttcacataatgtcggagttctggtcggagtggacaggTTGTTCCAATTATCggtcgctgagtagacagcagtctcatgggatgctctgctccgcatttatgcctagagggtgaacactactgaAGTTTcaagctcattgtatgctgtggcttggccggcaatgcttcgactcagcagtaaccgcgtttgttccCATTTTATCcaatttttcgaaaaaaaaaagaaaatttgtttttttttcgagcaattcaaaatttccggaaattttgcatcactaggtggtggtggtggaactgcttgtCATAGGCGGGCAATGTCAGTAATATGTCAGGGGGACCCGTGCCTCTTGGCAGACTTCACGGAATATTTGCCTTAAAGCCCCCAACCGAGGATATTCCGAAGGAAAGCATCCCAGGCAGCACGGTCGGCGTCCGGATTTGAACCTGGGTCACCTCCTACCAGAGTACTATTGTTGAGCTATTGTTAACGAAGGAAGAAATGGGGCTATTGTGGCACTCTGCAATGGCCAATGACGAGCCTTAGCGTGGGTGCACTGAAAATTACAAGTTAAGTCTTCTTAAACCTAAAGAGTCAAAATCCAAAATTTTTTCTTGGAGCTGTAACACACAGCCCTAATCTATGAAACCACAAGATTTGATCAGGACACGGACACCACATGGGGCTGCTGCTGTCCCCAGACCAGCCTTGACTACAAGCCGACGGAACCAGCGGAGCAAGGGTTGCCAGCAGTGTTCAGAACTGTGCCCGCTTTGACGGGCTAAAAATATGCGCCGTtccctcggctgattcaatatggctgcctccgggtgcacacagagagagagagagggaagagccaCATTCAAGTTATTTGCTCTCCGCCGATCCTCCTCTGATCCTCCTCCCccgcctttccttctagcctctctctctctacgtgAGATTTCTACGACTGAAGCTGCCGCTCCATTCAAGGAGTACAAAGTCAAGTGTGCCATCCGCAACAGTGCTTGTGATGAGCCCGTATGATATTCGGTGGGGGGAGTgagtattaaaaaaaagaaagaaaagaaacaaagaagaagaagtttgATCCGGCCCGATTATTCTCTCCTGGATCTGCATGGGCCGATTCTGGCTAAACCAACACCACTAGATATAGGAAGCCTGTGTGCTCGTCGACGTGATGTAACAATTAAGAgccagccaatgaggatcgggGTTTCAATGGCCctagccaatcacagacgtgctttcagcagtcgtGGCCAAAGCGCAAGACGGCCTAAATCGTTGTCAAAACTGACTGCGCTTGCACTTTTCACCTAAATATTTAAGCCTGCAGGTTCCAGATGAACTGCAATTATTTGCGGGTACTTGAGTTCACAGAACGGtaaatcgcagtagcagacgaattcagAGTTTATgcgtccacgtagcgaaggagggagaggaggtaacAAGCAGGCCTTCTCTATCCAGGTGGTGttggttaaacccgatttctccctcaACTCCAATCACGCATCAGACGGTACCCCGTACGACATGCACTATTTACGAGCAATTTATATAGGTAAATTTAGGATGCCAAGGTGACGACAGACAAAGAAGGCGACACACAACAGAAGCAGCTTACTCACAACTGACAAATTTAATCCGAAGAAATAAAACGCAACCCGACCTACAAGATACGATGACGTCAGCAGCGATAACAGCAGGTTTAGCACACTCGAACGACAATATCGACTATCTGTTCAACTCTCAGCAAGATAATCAGATTCTGCAGAAGACGAGGCAATTTATGGGGAGCTGACGCGGACTTGATGAAAAATGCTGATGTGTGTCTCCCTCACTGTCTGATTGGGATGCTTGGCAAACGTGCATGTTCGTTCAACCAATGGTGTACAACTGTGACTCCTAACGTGCACTGCAAGGTGCCCACCGGGCGTGTTTTTCATGGTGGCCGCACGTTCAAGTGATCTAACATTGACCCCCGGCTGCACCAAGGACGCTCAACGCAGAACTGAGTTCGCGGAGCTAGTTGAGCTCGGTTCCCGTTTCCGAGCGTTGCACCAAACGCGCTCAACACTAGCGCCCCCCTCAAACTCGTGTCAAACCTCCACTCAGTGGAACCGTCCTCATTGGCGGCTCAGGACAGGGAGAGAAGTTGATGCCATCACTCTCTTCGTCCGTTATTGGTTACAATAATGGCTGTGTCTAGAGGTCCGTCGGACAGACCAGATTCTTTATGCAGCGGGGTCCGTCGGATGGTCCGTGGTATGAGGAACTAGACCCTGTTTTCCTAACCTAACCAACCTAACCTAGAGGTGTACGAAGCTAACTTGCACTAACCTGACTAgaataaactaacctaacctaaaataaCTTGATCTAACACGACATTATGTTGAAAGCGGAGTGCCCCGACGGACTCCGTTGTATAAACAATCGGGTTCGTCGGACCGACAGACCCCATTCTTGACGCAGTGGAGTCCGTCAGGATCGTCCGTGGTATGAGGAACTAGACTGTttcctaaactaacctaacctagagctgtACGAAGCTAACTTGCACTAACCTGACTACAATAAACTAACCTAAACTAACTTGATCTAACACGACATAATGTTGAGCCGACGGACCCCGATGTTCGCGTCCGTCCGACGGACCTCTAGACACTTCCTACAATAATTAGTGCGAACAAGACGACGGATGGTTTTCAGTCGTTACTAGGCTGAGGAATAATGTCCACTGTTCTTCGGCGGATAAAGAGGCATATATCAAGAAGGGTGGGCCTTACAATCAGATCAGAAGTGGGAGTGAGGTTTGGTGCAACGCACAGTTGAGGGCTTCCCTCGGTTAAATGTGTTTTGAGTGAACTCGAGCACTAAGCCGGCCTTGCGGGAGCAGCGTGTTAAGCCGAGATTGGTGCAACCAGCCGTAAGACACCTTCCAGTGTGCCCAACACAGCACGTGTAACAGCTCAAAGGGATTTTATAAACCACAGACGTGTCACATTCACACTGGGGTTCTCAAGTCGAGCATAAGAGGCCTTTCGTTGAATGTGACACGTCTGTAGTTCATAAAATCCCTTTGAGCTGTGACACGTGCTATTGGGGACGAGCGCGAACGGTGGCGCCAATCCCGCGGCGGCGGAGCGAACTGCGCAGCGAGGATGCAACGCCGTTCGCAAGCTTGCCAACGCACCTTTAAATGCGGATCCCAAGCTGAGTTTCATAATGGTGTTCAGCAGAGGGACAGCCCTGAACGTTGCCTGCCCCGAAGCGTGGCTAGACAGAGCCAAATGAACATTAAATTCGTAATGAGTATGTTCCTGTTTAAGTTTGTGCGCACTAGAAAGGTGCGCGTGTGATGCAGTGCTGTTACGGACGGTCTTTGCCTTCCAGTTCCCCTATGGATGCCCACACCAGCTTACAGATGCAGATATAGAAATATTGATACCTTTACTAGGGCCTGTGAGAGATTGTACTTAGAGTAGGTAATTGCTATATGGTTGTGTTTTCTTGTGATTGTCGTGCTTTTGATATGTATCCTTTTCCTATTGTTCCCCCCCCCTTATGTGATGCCATAGCTATGGCACTTAAggtatataaaataaataaatattctggTGTGTAAAAAAGTCTTCTTATCGGCCTTGAGCGCCGTGTcacaattattgttttgtttgtcGTACTTGGTTACCGTCAGTGTATTATGTTTGATTACAATTATTTGGTGTAGTGCAGAATTACTCAGACCAATGCGGTTGCTCATGGGCACTGTAAAGTTTGAACTGAATTGAAAGATAAAGAGCGGTGCCTCATAGAACAAGTGCGACGTGTAACAATACATTTGAGGATCGTGAATGTTAGCAGCCAGTACAGAGTTATTGAATGCAGATAAACTTTCGAATGGTACTAATAGGTGTCAACAGTTTTAATCCTTTTTCATTTAAACAAATAACGACAGGTCTGCGATTGTGTGAGGTGCAAGCTTGATCGCCCCTTTAGCACTACGGCGACAGTCCTCAAGGAGCTGCATATTGCATACATTGAACGCTGTCATCAGTGATCATATGTATTGTTATCTCGTGTGTGCGTAGTAGTTTAGTTCCGGACACCAGCGGGAACTCGTA includes these proteins:
- the LOC135379166 gene encoding uncharacterized protein K02A2.6-like, translated to METLLPAFPKFDPHTDASSLAQRWTKWHARFENFLLAANVTDPTRKRAMLLRYAGEEVYDIFQTLPDTQSDYDTAVARLKAHFAPKKNTVYEKHVFRQAKQDTGETLDQFQVRLRKLAATCEFANTDKELVSQIIEGTASHRLRRAALRETDITLDKLLGIGRSLEIAELQASNIEGPSQHQTIQKVAAKKPWRGGATRKENRSNHRSSQKCFGCGGSWPHKKGKASCPAWGATCHKCQKKNHFANWCKSTPRNKEEVRSLVSSAAISARETQQNCSSDESVFHIHNPATKLPVVTVSINQTPLEFFLDTGAGVNVVGERTWRKHLQTPQNAATTRLVPYGVTQEIPVMGAFTASFSFKDSNVEAPVYVVRGPQASLLSYRTAMELRLINIVQTIAQETSVSIRKEFPRLFGGLGRLKNFQVSLEISKEVRPVARQHRRIPFRMRKALEAELTRLENLDIIERVTGPTPWVSPIVVVPKPHTEGAVRMCIDMREANVAIARTRHVMPTVEDILSILNGAAYFSKLDLNEGYHQLELSEESRAITTFSTHCGLRRYKRLLFGVNAAAEIFQDAIRQILPDEDGIINVSDDILVSGRTVEEHYRRLRLVLKHLEEAGITLNEKKCVVGVRSVKFYGHVFAAGGVRVDPEKVEAVVEMSPPRDATEVRSLLGMLTYCTRFIPRLAEMMEPLRGLTHNDAEFIWTERHQKVFERVKQEMSQVRTLAYFDDSKDTYIITDAGPDGVAGVLAQESKDKENLSILAYYSRALTSTEKRYPQIDKEMLAIVSTAERFRAYLAGAKFTIRTDHLPLVSILKNPSAKLSARLERLSLRLQHYLFDVQHIPGKENPADYLSRHPVPNRDDGPARETVAVEEYVSFVLRAATPKALTVQDVEKAYKEDPQISLLVKAERLKPFLQIRDELTVTEDNVVLRGTRLVIPENVQDQAIHLAHQGHQGIVKTKQLIREKIWFPGIDKKVEAAIRHCEACQRTVHEKKTSPLVMTPLPDGPWQSLAADFAGPLPGQKYLLVVVDEYSRFPVVSTLSSLNAKTVTARLSDIFAVHGMPYDLKTDNGPPFFGKEFAEFLRLNGIRHHRTTPLWPQANGEVERFIRNVKKTVKAACVGGNDWKEELNEYLLNYRATPHSTTCVTPSELLFGRKIRVKLPQLREKHSRREVESVDRRRKQKMKSYADEKRKAVAHSLRPGDTVLLRRPSPLAHESPYEPRPYKVTKVQGTAITAERDDRRIVRNASFFKRIPPCPSRESEDWDLVEDLVCTPDDPHFLTGGPNTNEGPIVARDATQTGSTSTRRYPARENRGTLPRRLQDFILN